A genomic segment from Paralichthys olivaceus isolate ysfri-2021 chromosome 22, ASM2471397v2, whole genome shotgun sequence encodes:
- the cckar gene encoding cholecystokinin receptor type A has product METFTIQDVLMNSTDLNKILCNFGIKNISDCEEEREPSPEPQDINQTVRIFLYSLIFLLSVLGNSLILVVLVRNRRMRTVTNLFLLSLSISDLMVSLVCIPFTLIPNLMRDFIFGAGICKLVMYFMGVSVSVSTFNLVAISLERYSAICNPLTSRSWQTKSHAAKVITATWVVSFILMLPYPISSTLKPFTRLNNSTGHMCRLVWPNDTIQQSWYVSLLLLLFLIPGIVMMTAYGLISMELYRGIKFELSNRKSSRDRQCSTGSIKPGDSDGCYMLPSKKRSLTLCSSSSSHSSTKHMAVGRVCSSSSSSTANLMAKKRVVRMLLVIVFLFFLCWTPVFVVNAWQAFDRRSAYRLTGAPISFIHLLSYTSACVNPIIYCFMNKRFRQGMLATFGCCSRFRRSDSRGSAGSAKGDVGRTRPAPRTVEQNGHTPTSGATTRLTYTGIRASAWSELT; this is encoded by the exons ATGGAGACGTTCACGATACAAGACGTTCTCATGAACTCCACCGACCTCAACAAGATTCTGTGCAATTTCGGGATCAAGAATATTTCGGATTGCGAAGAGGAGCGCGAGCCATCGCCCGAACCCCAAG aTATCAACCAGACCGTGCGGATCTTCCTCTAcagcctcatcttcctcctcagcgTCCTGGGCAACAGCCTCATCCTCGTCGTGCTGGTGAGGAACCGCCGCATGAGGACCGTCACCAACCTCTTCCTGTTGTCCCTGTCCATCAGCGACCTGATGGTGTCCCTGGTCTGCATCCCCTTCACCCTCATCCCCAACCTCATGAGGGACTTCATCTTCGGAGCCGGCATATGCAAGCTGGTCATGTACTTCATGG GTGTCTCAGTCAGCGTTTCCACCTTCAACCTGGTGGCCATCTCCCTGGAGCGCTACAGCGCCATTTGCAACCCGCTGACCTCCAGGTCGTGGCAGACCAAATCCCACGCCGCCAAGGTCATCACCGCCACCTGGGTGGTGTCCTTCATCCTGATGCTGCCCTACCCCATCTCCAGCACCCTCAAGCCTTTTACCCGCCTCAACAACAGCACGGGGCACATGTGCCGCCTGGTGTGGCCCAACGACACCATCCAGCAGTCCTG GTACGTGTCTCTGTTGCTGTTGCTCTTCCTGATCCCCGGCATCGTCATGATGACAGCGTACGGACTCATCTCCATGGAGCTCTACAGAGGCATCAAGTTTGAGCTGTCCAATAGGAAATCCAGCAGAG ACAGGCAGTGCAGCACTGGCAGCATCAAACCCGGTGACAGTGACGGCTGCTACATGCTGCCGTCTAAGAAGAGGAGCCTCAcgctgtgcagcagcagctcttcccACTCCAGCACAAAGCACATGGCGGTGGGtcgtgtgtgcagcagcagcagcagctccacagccaACCTGATGGCCAAGAAGCGCGTGGTCCGCATGCTGCTGGTCAtcgtctttctctttttcctctgctggACCCCCGTGTTCGTGGTCAACGCGTGGCAGGCGTTCGACCGGCGCTCGGCCTACCGCCTGACCGGTGCGCCCATCTCCTTCATCCACCTGCTGTCCTACACCTCGGCCTGCGTCAACCCCATCATCTACTGTTTCATGAACAAGCGTTTCCGCCAGGGCATGCTGGCCACCTTCGGCTGCTGCAGCCGCTTCAGGAGGAGCGACTCGAGGGGGTCAGCCGGAAGCGCCAAAGGGGACGTGGGACGAACGAGACCGGCGCCAAGGACCGTCGAGCAGAACGGCCACACCCCGACGAGCGGGGCCACCACACGCCTCACCTACACTGGCATCCGAGCTTCAGCCTGGAGTGAGCTGACCTAG